In the Molothrus ater isolate BHLD 08-10-18 breed brown headed cowbird chromosome 26, BPBGC_Mater_1.1, whole genome shotgun sequence genome, one interval contains:
- the PLPPR3 gene encoding phospholipid phosphatase-related protein type 3, whose product MIPPKEKTRAPKDSMTLLPCFYFVELPIVASSVVTLYFLELTDLFKPAKVGFQCHDRALSMPYVETNEELIPLLMLLSLAFAAPAASIMVGEGMVYCLQSRLKGRAGAEGSINAGGCNFNSFLRRTVRFVGVHVFGLCATALVTDVIQLATGYHAPFFLTVCKPNYTLLGTPCDANPYITQDICSGTDKHAILSARKTFPSQHATLSAFAAVYVSMYFNSIISDSTKLLKPILVFAFAIAAGICGLTQITQYRSHPADVYVGFLIGAGIAAYLAFHAVGNFRAPTERVPAQAPAKDALRALTQRGHDSVYHQNKSVSTDELNPQARLEEAARPVPREKNSLGSLKRASVDVDLLAPRSPMGKENMVTFSNTLPRVNTPSMDDPARRHMTIHVPVDASRSKQLITEWKQKSLEGRSMTLAEEAAQGRAVGEPGEEVPPSLYPTVQARSAERAAMGPRVLIQPRPGASQLVHIPEESQAGAGAAAGSGAAVRAKWVMVAEKGGAQRVANPPRLMQVIAMSKQQSLVSVTPKHSETSSSSTSSDSSQYRSPSERDSSSIITIDAHAPHHPVVHLSAGNGPWEWKSGPKGPEGSDTYELGEVGKDFHGFRPAKSAGVSPGSSVSDMEQDEPRYGSLAAIPGAAGGGGERVEAPPEGLLATASRDSTLRRKPAERDGPGDSEVDLYYKKMQAGRRFKD is encoded by the exons ATGATCCCCCCCAAGGAGAAAACCCGCGCCCCCAAAGACAGCATGACGCTCCTGCCCTGCTTCTACTTCGTGGAG CTGCCCATCGTGGCCTCCTCCGTTGTGACGCTCTATTTCCTGGAGCTGACGGACCTCTTCAAGCCGGCCAAGGTGGGCTTCCAGTGCCACGACCGGGCTCTCTCCATGCCCTACGTGGAGACCAACGAGGAGCTCATCCCgctgctgatgctgctcagcctggccttcgccgcgcccgccgcctcG ATCATGGTCGGGGAGGGCATGGTGTACTGCCTGCAGTCCCGGCTGAAGGGCCGTGCTGGCGCCGAGGGCAGCATCAACGCTGGCGGCTGCAACTTCAACTCCTTCCTGCGCCGCACCGTCAGGTTTGTGG GCGTCCACgtgtttgggctctgtgccacgGCCCTGGTGACAGACGTCATCCAGCTGGCCACAGGCTACCATGCTCCCTTCTTCCTGACTGTCTGCAAGCCCAACTACACCCTGCTGGGCACCCCCTGTGATGCCAACCCCTACATCACCCAGGACATCTGCTCAGGCACCGACAAGCACGCCATCCTCTCTGCCAG gaaGACCTTCCCATCCCAGCACGCCACGCTCTCAGCTTTTGCTGCTGTCTACGTGTCG ATGTATTTCAACTCCATCATCTCGGACAGCACCAAGCTCCTCAAGCCCATCCTGGTCTTTGCCTTTGCCATTGCTGCTGGCATCTGTGGCCTGACCCAGATCACGCAGTACCGCAGCCACCCCGCTGATGTCTACGTGGGCTTCCTGATCGGTGCTGGCATTGCTGCCTACCTG GCTTTCCATGCTGTCGGCAACTTCCGTGCCCCAACGGAGCgagtcccagcccaggcaccGGCCAAGGACGCGCTGCGGGCGCTGACGCAGCGGGGCCACGACTCCGTCTACCACCAGAACAAATCG GTGAGCACCGACGAGCTGAACCCGCAGGCGCGCCTGGAGGAGGCGGCGCGGCCGGTGCCGCGCGAGAAGaactccctgggcagcctgaaACGGGCCAGCGTGGACGTGGACCTGCTGGCCCCACGCAGCCCCATGGGCAAGGAGAACATGGTGACCTTCAGCAACACCCTGCCCCGCGTCAACACCCCCTCCATGGACGACCCCGCGCGGCGCCACATGACCATCCACGTCCCCGTGGACGCCTCCCGCTCCAAGCAGCTCATCACGGAGTGGAAGCAGAAGTCGCTGGAGGGTCGGAGCATGACGCTGGCCGAGGAGGCGGCGCAGGGCCGGGCTGTGGGGGAGCCCGGTGAGGAGGTGCCCCCCTCTCTGTACCCCACGGTGCAGGCGCGCTCGGCCGAGCGGGCAGCCATGGGGCCTCGTGTGCTGATCCAGCCCCGGCCGGGCGCCTCGCAGCTGGTGCACATCCCCGAGGAGAGCCAGGCgggtgccggggctgcagccgGCAGCGGGGCGGCCGTGAGGGCCAAGTGGGTGATGGTGGCAGAGAAGGGGGGAGCGCAGAGGGTGGCCAACCCCCCGCGCCTGATGCAGGTCATCGCCATGTCCAAGCAGCAGAGCCTCGTCTCCGTCACGCCCAAGCACTCGGAGACGTCCTCGTCCTCCACCAGCTCCGACTCCTCGCAGTACCGCTCGCCCTCGGAGCGCGACAGCTCCAGCATCATCACCATCGACGCCCACGCCCCTCACCACCCCGTTGTCCACCTCTCTGCTGGAAATGGGCCCTGGGAGTGGAAGTCGGGGCCGAAGGGGCCAGAGGGGTCAGACACCTACGAGCTGGGTGAGGTGGGGAAGGATTTCCACGGCTTCCGCCCGGCCAAGAGCGCCGGCGTCTCCCCTGGCTCCTCTGTCAGCGACATGGAGCAGGACGAGCCGCGCTACggcagcctggctgccatcCCGGGGGCAGCAGGGGGTGGTGGGGAGCGGGTGGAAGCCCcccctgaggggctgctggccaCAGCCAGCCGTGACTCCACGCTGAGGAGGAAGCCGGCCGAGCGGGACGGGCCGGGGGACAGCGAGGTGGACCTGTACTACAAGAAGATGCAGGCAGGCCGCAGGTTTAAGGACTGA